In Elaeis guineensis isolate ETL-2024a chromosome 1, EG11, whole genome shotgun sequence, a genomic segment contains:
- the LOC105033088 gene encoding uncharacterized protein isoform X3, whose product MAMDTTFRAGLLGLRHSELPNPQSPLLLRGSSFSHSRGSAKRSLCVSVLRSSLPGRETIGDDVMQIFLKDRQLNGDFISKVSDRLWQRDNLIHEDSEISIVHENSQQHDEMLENESRSGYLKLTGAREWVSGDNVAPMNKKFVVKERQNDSEKRKKLNLLKYEALKRELLLLTAGIGAACSAYCLVNLSVEAAISYASGVFFSCLYLQLLYHHTDNLSRAAVPETFMQKKLKKIGIRSQDLKNMLEKTLSGTTMALSSPRLVIPAAIYGIWALSHNFLNNYFDFQGWLQRINSKLTRPQGRIGQN is encoded by the exons ATGGCCATGGACACCACTTTCAGAGCTGGCTTGCTCGGTCTGAGACACTCCGAGCTCCCCAATCCCCAATCTCCCCTTCTCCTTAGAGGCTCCTCATTTTCGCACTCCCGTGGCAGTGCTAAGAGGTCTTTATGTGTCTCAGTCCTCCGGAGTTCCCTACCTG GAAGAGAAACTATTGGAGATGATGTGATGCAAATATTCCTGAAGGATAGGCAGTTGAATGGAGATTTTATATCTAAAGTTTCTGATAGGCTTTGGCAGAGGGACAACTTAATCCATGAAGATTCAGAAATTAGCATTGTGCATGAAAATAGTCAGCAACATGATGAG ATGCTAGAGAATGAAAGCAGAAGTGGATATTTAAAGCTTACTGGAGCCAGGGAGTGGGTTTCTGGTGATAATGTTGCTCCAATGAACAAGAAATTTGTTGTCAAG GAGCGGCAGAATGACAGTGAAAAAAGGAAGAAACTCAACCTTTTAAAATATGAAGCG CTTAAAAGAGAACTTTTGCTTCTAACTGCTGGTATTGGAGCTGCTTGCAGTGCATATTGTTTGGTTAACTTATCTGTCGAG GCTGCTATCAGCTATGCTTCTGGAGTCTTCTTCAG TTGTTTGTACCTCCAACTTCTTTATCATCATACTGATAACCTGTCGAGGGCAGCCGTTCCTGAAACTTTTATGCAGAAGAAATTGAAAAA AATTGGAATAAGAAGCCAGGACCTGAAGAATATGTTAGAGAAAACATTGAGTGGTACCACCATGGCACTTTCTTCTCCAAGGCTTGTAATCCCTGCAGCAATATATGGAATCTGGGCCCTGTCACACAATTTCctcaataattattttgattttcag GGTTGGTTACAGAGAATTAACTCTAAGTTGACAAGGCCACAAGGAAGGATTGGGCAAAATTAA